TCCATTTCAGGAGAAATATCGTGAACATAAGAACGGATATCATCGTACAGCTCTGGTGTACTTACGTAAACGTTTGTAAAATCAGGGTTCAGAATATCACGGATTAACGTTGATGATCTGTCCATTTCTCCCCAAACTCTTTTTGAAGGCTCGGTAGATGGCACTTTTTTAATGAAGTTTTCCCACTTAGCAATTAAATCTAAAAGATCTTTTTGCATTTCGGCAACCCCTCGGCCTTCAGAAACGGTTCTGATAATAACCCCAAAATTTTGAGGTTTAATACTTTCAATAATCTTTTTTAAACGATTACGTTCGGTATTACTTTTAATTTTTTTTGATACAGATATGGTATTGGAGAATGGCACCAGTACCACATACCTGCCGGCAATCGAAATGTCGGAACTTAAACGCGGACCTTTTGTAGAAATTGGTTCTTTAGCAATTTGTACAGGTAGGAGCATGTTTTTACTCAGCACATCAGAAATTTTGCCTGCCTTATTAATATCGGCTTCTAGCTTTAAATTATCTAATAATGTGCCTGTAACCGAGCCATTACGCTTGATCTTCGTTAGCTTAATTAAAGATTGCACCTGAGGGCCCAAATCAAAGTAATGCAAAAAAGCATCTTTTTCATAACCAACATCCACGAAAGCAGCATTCAGTCCAGGCATAATTTTTTTAATGCGGCCTAAATAAATATCGCCTACGGCGTAGTTAGTATTGATTTGTTCTTTGTGAAGCTCAACAAGTTGTTTGTCTTCAATCAACGCTATGGTAACTCCGGCAGGAGTCGAATTGATAATTAATTCTTTTACCAACAGCTACAGATTTAAGGCTTTCGCCTATTAACAAATGGATAGTAAATAAAAACAGTGATATAGCCAAAAAGCATACAATAAA
The nucleotide sequence above comes from Pedobacter riviphilus. Encoded proteins:
- a CDS encoding Rne/Rng family ribonuclease: MVKELIINSTPAGVTIALIEDKQLVELHKEQINTNYAVGDIYLGRIKKIMPGLNAAFVDVGYEKDAFLHYFDLGPQVQSLIKLTKIKRNGSVTGTLLDNLKLEADINKAGKISDVLSKNMLLPVQIAKEPISTKGPRLSSDISIAGRYVVLVPFSNTISVSKKIKSNTERNRLKKIIESIKPQNFGVIIRTVSEGRGVAEMQKDLLDLIAKWENFIKKVPSTEPSKRVWGEMDRSSTLIRDILNPDFTNVYVSTPELYDDIRSYVHDISPEMEKIVKLYKQKEPIFDHFGVEKQIKNAFGKTVNLPGGAYLVVEHTEALHVIDVNSGNRTASKENQEENALQVNKEAAKEIARQLRLRDMGGIVVIDFIDMHKPTNRKILFDYLRELMLLDRAKHTILPPSKFGLVQITRQRVRPEMNIVTVEKCPACDGTGEIKASIVLMDDIENNLNYILREQNEKGVTLCVHPYIEAYITKGIFNLQRRWFFKYGQWIKVKAQSSYYLTEFHFISAKDEEIKL